In a genomic window of Thalassotalea piscium:
- a CDS encoding FMN-binding glutamate synthase family protein, with amino-acid sequence MTIMQKVYWLILTLGNIITFYFFSQSESVFAGVLVCLTLAYSLIGFYDLYFSHHSLNRLYPVVAYIRYFLESFRVEIQQYFIANDTEERPFNREERSLVYQRSKNARDTIAFGTQQDLYKDNYLSLWHSIAPSHVLDSAKRIVIGGSECKQPYSASYLNISAMSFGSLSANAIEALNLGAKKTGCYHNTGEGGVSPYHLKHGGDLVWQIGSGLFGCRDDDGNFHEERFIKRATLAQVKMIEIKVSQGAKPGHGGVLPKAKITEEIARIRHVSRDRDCVSPAINPECTTPIKLLQFVKRLRELSGGKPVGFKLCIGNPAEFLGVCKAMLATKIVPDFITIDGAEGGTGAAPVEFSNRLGMTCLEAVYFVNNALVGVGLRDKITIIASGKTASSFDLLTKIAVGADIVNAARTMMMALGCIQTKHCNTNRCPTGIATQDPARSKAIDVLAKSDRVKNFHTNTLANFYELVASLGLDDPAKLTPNMVKRRSPNALQTSIGSLVAPLPANALLNENIDHLSRSWQLWWHGGSAEQFYVPDTEILVSAEFYR; translated from the coding sequence ATGACCATAATGCAAAAGGTTTATTGGTTAATTTTAACCTTAGGTAACATTATTACGTTTTATTTTTTTTCACAAAGTGAGAGTGTTTTCGCTGGCGTATTAGTGTGTCTAACCCTAGCGTATTCCTTAATAGGTTTTTATGATCTGTATTTTAGCCATCATAGTTTAAATAGGCTCTATCCTGTTGTTGCTTATATACGCTATTTTCTTGAATCGTTTCGTGTAGAGATTCAACAATATTTTATTGCTAATGATACGGAGGAACGGCCCTTTAACCGTGAAGAAAGAAGTTTGGTCTACCAACGTTCCAAAAATGCTCGCGATACCATTGCTTTTGGTACGCAACAAGACTTGTATAAAGATAATTACTTGAGCTTATGGCATTCAATTGCTCCAAGTCATGTGCTTGATTCAGCTAAAAGAATTGTCATTGGTGGTAGTGAATGTAAACAGCCTTATTCAGCTTCTTACTTAAATATTTCTGCCATGAGTTTTGGTTCATTAAGTGCAAATGCAATCGAGGCGTTAAATTTAGGCGCAAAAAAAACAGGTTGTTACCATAATACGGGCGAAGGTGGAGTGAGTCCCTATCATTTAAAGCATGGAGGCGACCTTGTTTGGCAAATAGGCTCTGGGCTTTTTGGTTGTAGAGATGATGATGGCAACTTTCACGAGGAACGCTTTATTAAAAGAGCGACGCTAGCGCAAGTTAAAATGATAGAAATTAAAGTATCCCAAGGCGCTAAACCTGGCCATGGTGGTGTGTTGCCTAAGGCTAAAATTACCGAAGAAATAGCCAGAATTCGTCACGTTTCGCGTGATAGAGATTGCGTGTCGCCGGCAATTAACCCTGAATGTACAACCCCAATCAAGCTATTACAGTTTGTTAAACGCTTAAGAGAGTTAAGTGGTGGCAAACCGGTAGGCTTTAAATTATGTATTGGCAACCCTGCCGAATTTTTAGGCGTGTGTAAAGCGATGCTAGCCACTAAAATAGTGCCCGACTTTATTACCATAGATGGCGCTGAAGGAGGTACTGGTGCTGCACCTGTTGAGTTTAGTAATCGACTGGGTATGACGTGTTTAGAAGCAGTTTATTTTGTCAATAATGCGTTAGTAGGTGTTGGCTTGAGAGATAAAATAACGATAATTGCTTCAGGTAAAACAGCGTCAAGTTTTGACTTGTTAACCAAAATTGCAGTTGGTGCAGATATAGTAAATGCTGCTCGAACTATGATGATGGCACTTGGCTGCATTCAAACAAAGCATTGCAATACGAATCGTTGTCCAACCGGGATTGCCACGCAAGATCCTGCCAGATCTAAAGCTATTGATGTATTAGCGAAAAGTGATCGCGTAAAAAACTTTCATACGAATACGTTAGCTAACTTTTATGAATTAGTCGCTAGCCTAGGCTTGGATGACCCTGCAAAGCTAACACCAAATATGGTAAAGCGCCGTTCGCCAAATGCATTACAAACATCAATTGGTAGTTTGGTAGCACCATTACCTGCAAACGCGCTTCTTAATGAAAATATTGATCACCTTAGTCGAAGTTGGCAATTATGGTGGCATGGCGGCAGTGCAGAGCAGTTTTATGTACCCGATACGGAAATATTAGTTTCAGCTGAGTTTTATCGCTAA
- the nosZ gene encoding TAT-dependent nitrous-oxide reductase: MSKETESSNNVTLENEERRKFFGKTALIGAGAVAAPMTATMFATMAKANAAEAANSPVVHPGDLDEYYGFWSGGQSGEVRIIGVPSMRELMRIPVFNTDSATGWGLTDESKRIRGEGDHYLNGDSHHPHMSMQDGRYDGKYVFINDKANTRVARIRCDIMKCDKILTVPNAHAIHGLRVQKAPYTKYVICNGEFEIPMNNDGKASLHDVSTYRSLYNVINAETMEMAFQVMVDGNLDNTDADFDGKYFASTCYNSEMGMNLGDMISSERDHVVVFNLARCEAAVKAGKFKTYNGNNVPVLDGRKGSDLTRYIPVPKSPHGMNTSPDGKYFVANGKLSPTVSVISIEKLDDLFADKIKPRDTIVAEPELGLGPLHTAFDNRGNAYTTLFLDSQIAKWNVQDAIDAHNGKKVNYLRQKLDVHYQPGHNHTSQGETRDTDGKWLVSLCKFSKDRYLPVGPLRPENDQLIDISGDEMKLVHDGPAFAEPHDCIIVHRSKLKPLKLWPRNDPFFAETIAQAKRDGVDVYTQNKIIRDGKKVRVYMTSIAPTFGMTEFNVKLGDEVTVIVTNLDQVEDVTHGFCMTNHGVQMEIGPQATASITFKANQPGVHWYYCNWFCHALHMEMRGRMLVEA, from the coding sequence ATGAGTAAAGAAACCGAAAGCTCTAATAACGTTACATTAGAGAATGAAGAAAGACGTAAGTTTTTTGGTAAAACGGCATTAATAGGTGCTGGCGCAGTTGCCGCTCCTATGACTGCGACCATGTTCGCTACTATGGCAAAAGCCAATGCCGCAGAAGCAGCTAACAGCCCTGTAGTTCACCCTGGTGACCTAGACGAATATTATGGTTTTTGGAGTGGCGGTCAATCAGGTGAAGTTCGCATTATTGGCGTTCCTTCAATGCGTGAATTAATGCGTATACCTGTATTTAACACCGACAGTGCTACGGGTTGGGGTTTAACCGACGAAAGTAAACGTATAAGAGGCGAAGGCGATCACTACTTAAATGGAGACTCTCATCACCCTCACATGAGTATGCAAGACGGTCGTTATGATGGTAAATATGTATTTATAAACGACAAAGCGAATACACGCGTAGCACGTATTCGTTGTGACATTATGAAATGTGACAAAATTCTTACCGTTCCTAACGCTCATGCAATTCATGGATTACGTGTTCAAAAAGCTCCGTACACTAAATATGTAATTTGTAATGGTGAATTTGAAATTCCAATGAATAATGACGGTAAGGCATCGCTGCACGATGTAAGCACTTATCGTTCACTTTATAACGTTATAAATGCTGAAACAATGGAAATGGCTTTCCAAGTAATGGTTGATGGTAACTTAGATAATACCGATGCAGACTTTGATGGAAAGTACTTTGCCTCAACATGTTACAACTCTGAAATGGGTATGAACTTGGGTGACATGATCTCTTCTGAACGTGACCATGTTGTTGTGTTTAACCTTGCTCGTTGTGAAGCCGCAGTTAAAGCAGGTAAATTCAAAACATACAATGGCAATAACGTACCTGTATTAGATGGCCGTAAAGGCTCTGATTTAACACGCTATATACCTGTGCCTAAATCTCCACATGGTATGAATACATCACCAGACGGAAAATACTTTGTAGCTAATGGTAAATTATCACCAACTGTATCAGTTATTTCTATTGAAAAATTAGATGATCTTTTTGCTGATAAAATCAAGCCACGCGACACTATTGTAGCTGAGCCAGAGTTAGGCTTAGGTCCACTTCATACAGCATTTGACAACAGAGGTAATGCATACACTACATTATTCTTAGATAGCCAAATTGCTAAGTGGAATGTTCAAGATGCGATTGATGCGCACAACGGTAAGAAAGTTAATTACCTTCGTCAAAAACTCGATGTACATTACCAGCCAGGTCATAACCATACATCGCAAGGTGAAACACGCGATACTGATGGTAAGTGGTTAGTTTCATTATGTAAATTTTCTAAAGATAGATACTTACCTGTTGGCCCATTACGCCCTGAAAATGATCAATTAATTGATATTTCTGGTGACGAAATGAAGCTTGTTCACGACGGCCCTGCTTTTGCTGAACCGCATGACTGTATTATTGTTCACCGTAGCAAATTGAAGCCACTAAAACTTTGGCCTCGTAACGACCCATTCTTTGCTGAAACTATTGCTCAGGCAAAAAGAGATGGTGTTGATGTATACACTCAAAACAAAATAATTCGTGATGGTAAAAAAGTTCGTGTTTACATGACTTCAATTGCACCTACTTTTGGTATGACTGAATTTAACGTTAAACTTGGTGATGAAGTTACCGTTATTGTCACAAACTTAGACCAAGTTGAAGACGTAACCCATGGTTTCTGTATGACTAACCATGGTGTACAGATGGAAATTGGCCCACAAGCAACGGCGTCAATTACCTTTAAAGCAAATCAACCTGGTGTTCACTGGTATTACTGTAACTGGTTCTGTCACGCTTTACATATGGAAATGCGTGGTCGTATGCTTGTTGAAGCATAA
- a CDS encoding ABC transporter ATP-binding protein, with product MSKELLIKLSNVGKEYRSLCALQAINLELNQGEVLGLFGHNGAGKTTMMKLILGVISPTQGNIEVLGVAPDSKASWHMRNQIGYLPENVSFYEQLTGLEVLTYFAKLKGFNKKHAIALLEQVGVAHAMKRQVKTYSKGMRQRLGLAQAFIGQPKLLLLDEPTVGLDPIATADFYQTVDQLKSQGTSVILCSHVLPGVEQHIDRAMILSSGEMLATGSLVELRQSAHLPVKITVKGITDTLKKDPLLTPYLDQIYANILRVPELDKMEVLRHLLTIPSLEDINVEPANLEQVYQYFLQQPNHLIEQTSNIKGATA from the coding sequence ATGTCGAAAGAATTGTTAATCAAGTTATCAAATGTCGGCAAAGAATATCGTTCTCTTTGTGCGTTACAAGCGATTAACCTTGAATTAAATCAAGGCGAGGTCCTTGGGTTATTTGGCCATAATGGTGCGGGTAAAACCACCATGATGAAGTTAATTCTCGGGGTTATATCTCCAACACAAGGTAATATTGAAGTATTAGGCGTTGCGCCAGACTCAAAAGCCTCATGGCACATGCGTAACCAAATTGGTTACCTACCTGAAAATGTGAGTTTTTATGAACAGTTAACAGGTTTAGAGGTGCTAACTTACTTTGCCAAGCTTAAAGGTTTTAACAAAAAACACGCCATTGCATTACTAGAGCAAGTAGGTGTTGCCCATGCAATGAAGCGACAAGTAAAAACGTATTCAAAGGGAATGCGCCAACGCTTAGGTCTTGCTCAGGCTTTTATTGGTCAACCTAAATTACTATTACTTGACGAACCAACGGTAGGGCTTGATCCAATAGCTACTGCTGACTTTTATCAAACGGTAGATCAGCTAAAAAGCCAAGGTACAAGCGTAATTTTATGTTCGCATGTGTTACCTGGTGTAGAGCAACATATCGACAGAGCGATGATTTTATCTTCAGGGGAAATGTTAGCTACCGGTAGTTTGGTAGAGTTACGTCAATCAGCTCATTTACCAGTTAAAATTACAGTCAAAGGTATCACTGATACACTAAAGAAAGATCCACTCTTAACTCCCTACCTTGATCAAATATATGCAAATATATTACGAGTACCTGAACTTGATAAAATGGAAGTTTTACGACATTTGCTTACTATACCATCACTGGAAGATATTAATGTGGAACCTGCAAATTTAGAGCAAGTCTACCAATACTTTTTACAGCAGCCCAACCACCTAATTGAACAGACATCAAATATAAAAGGAGCAACAGCATGA
- a CDS encoding nitrous oxide reductase family maturation protein NosD produces MFFLKKIRLIPLISIVVISLYVQSSAAKIWQATPAQNLQQLLNDAENGDTINLSAGRYLGNFVITKELTITSSENAIIDAQGKGHALLLRNSHITVENLTIVNWGDNLTDQDSGIYSDRQANHIILRNNKLKGDGFGIWLQKGQDIKVLANTVEGNTALRSADRGNGIQLSVVKNVEVKDNEIFNTRDGIYIISSQENSLENNTMHDLRYGIHYMYSHDNQVINNHAYNTRAGYALMSSKRLIVKGNTTHNSEDYGFLLNFITTSTISNNVIKDVWTKSNNKVLGRDGKGLFVYNSAYNTISNNVVDTTEIGIHLTAGSENTQVYGNSFLNNPTQVKYVSNKKQEWSHNSKGNYWSNYVGWDMDNDGIGDVVFEPNDGIDKLVWQYPEMKMLMDSPAVLILRWVQRQFPVLKPPGVKDSFPLMKSPHQNTERLVTSINTLHEQSSDNVTEKGKK; encoded by the coding sequence TTGTTTTTTTTAAAAAAAATACGCTTAATTCCCTTAATCTCTATTGTTGTTATAAGCTTATACGTACAGAGTAGCGCTGCAAAAATATGGCAAGCGACACCTGCCCAAAATTTACAACAACTACTCAATGATGCGGAAAATGGCGATACTATAAATTTATCAGCTGGTCGCTATTTAGGTAATTTCGTTATTACAAAAGAGCTCACAATTACGAGCAGCGAAAATGCCATTATAGATGCCCAAGGCAAAGGGCATGCTTTATTACTTAGAAACTCTCATATCACCGTTGAAAATCTTACTATTGTTAACTGGGGAGACAATTTAACTGATCAAGACTCTGGGATATATTCCGACCGTCAAGCAAACCACATCATTCTTCGTAATAATAAACTAAAAGGTGATGGTTTTGGTATTTGGTTACAAAAAGGTCAAGACATTAAGGTATTAGCAAATACTGTTGAAGGGAATACCGCGCTTAGATCGGCTGACAGAGGAAACGGCATTCAATTATCAGTTGTTAAGAATGTTGAAGTTAAAGATAACGAAATATTTAATACCCGCGATGGTATTTACATTATTTCTAGTCAAGAGAATTCACTAGAAAACAATACCATGCATGATTTACGCTACGGTATACATTATATGTACTCTCATGATAACCAGGTAATTAATAACCATGCTTACAACACAAGAGCAGGTTATGCACTAATGAGCTCGAAAAGGCTAATTGTTAAAGGCAATACCACTCACAATAGCGAAGATTACGGTTTTTTATTAAACTTTATTACCACGTCAACTATATCAAATAACGTTATTAAAGACGTCTGGACCAAATCAAATAACAAAGTGCTTGGCCGTGACGGTAAAGGGCTATTTGTTTATAACTCTGCATATAACACAATTAGTAATAACGTAGTTGATACCACAGAAATAGGTATTCACCTTACCGCAGGATCTGAAAATACTCAGGTGTATGGTAATAGTTTTCTTAATAATCCTACACAAGTAAAATATGTTTCCAATAAAAAACAAGAATGGAGCCATAATAGTAAAGGCAACTACTGGAGTAATTACGTTGGTTGGGATATGGATAATGATGGTATTGGTGATGTAGTATTCGAGCCAAATGATGGCATTGATAAACTAGTGTGGCAGTATCCAGAAATGAAAATGTTAATGGACAGCCCCGCCGTACTTATTTTGCGCTGGGTTCAGCGTCAGTTTCCTGTGCTAAAACCACCTGGTGTAAAAGACAGTTTCCCGTTAATGAAGTCGCCCCACCAAAATACTGAACGCTTAGTAACATCGATAAATACTCTTCACGAACAAAGTAGTGATAACGTGACAGAAAAAGGTAAAAAGTAA